In Roseibium algicola, the DNA window AGCTGGGTTTCGAGATATGGCGGGAGGTCAACGTAGCCGTTGTCAGACGCAAGGCTCAGATCGACCCGGACTGATCCCTTACATCGGAATTGCGCCGGTCTCTTTCCTCCTGAAACTGAGAAAGACGTTGGCGAAGATATTTCGAAGCCGACCGGTAATGGCTTGGACCGGCGGCTTCCGCCCAGCGTCCCGTCGTCCACTTGTTGTTGGAGCCTTTCATCGGTTCGCCGTAGAGTTCGTCATTCTCCAGACTTTCCACGAGGGCGAGCAGTTCGGCATGGTTTCCCTCCAGAAGGGATCGCACCGATCGCCAGGAAAGACCGGATTGCTTTTGCCGCAAGTCGGCATTGTATCTGGGTGTCTCGTTCCACTTGTAGCCTTTGGCCGGAAACCAGACCGGTCTGCCGGCCTGGCCGTCCCGGTACCAGCCCAGAAACAGGTCTATCCAGTGGGCCCGGTGACCGACGATATCCTTTGGCGATATGCCGTCCGCATCCTTTTCAAGACGCAGCATCGCGGGCAGGTCATCGAGGAGCGTTTGCAGCTTTGAAAACTCGCTCTCGCTTGCGGCGAGCAATTCCGTTTTCGTGGTTGCAGGCATTTCGCTCTCCCGTGACCACAACATTCAGTGCGAACTATGCGGAGCTAAAGCCTCGTTGGCCTGTGGCGACTACAAGCTTCGCCCGCACCAGATGGTGCCATGAGATCCGCTGTTGCTGACTGTCAGAACCGGATGGAACTCCCGTGCTGTCCAGAATGCGAGCCCGGCATCGTTGGCAGCGCTCACCCCGGCATGAACAGCCGATACACCCTTCAGTTTTGCAGCGGCAATCCAGGCGTCCAGCAGCCTGGTGCCAACTCCCCTCCCGCGCGCACGCGGCAAGAGGTTCATGTGAATATGCGCCGGATATTCATCGATGACGGCCTGT includes these proteins:
- a CDS encoding ClbS/DfsB family four-helix bundle protein, with protein sequence MPATTKTELLAASESEFSKLQTLLDDLPAMLRLEKDADGISPKDIVGHRAHWIDLFLGWYRDGQAGRPVWFPAKGYKWNETPRYNADLRQKQSGLSWRSVRSLLEGNHAELLALVESLENDELYGEPMKGSNNKWTTGRWAEAAGPSHYRSASKYLRQRLSQFQEERDRRNSDVRDQSGSI